Sequence from the Candidatus Poribacteria bacterium genome:
TGCATGTTCAAGGCGAGCAGCTCAGGGTATCGAATGGCGCGGAAGGGACCTAAGTCTGTATAGCGCACGCCGAAGAAGCGGCGTATTAAAAAGCAGGCGAGCCAGTTGCCGAAGCGTGCTTGTGGTAATAAGGCATCTTTTGCGTCGCCTTGTGTCCTCGCACCGATGACGAGTGCGGTGCTGCCTTCGAGTATGGGTTGTAGGAGTTGCGGCATGTCCGTTGGATAGTCGCTGTAGTCGCCATCGAGAAAGACGACGATATCGGGGGCAGATGTCTCAAGTGCGGCGATCCCTGCGAGACAGGCGTATCCGTATCCGCGCCGCGGTTCGGTTACGACCCGCGCGCCGCTTCGTTCGGCGATTGCGGCGGTGTTGTCCGTGCAGCCGTTGTCAACGACGATAATTTCTTGGACAGTGATTTCCCCGTTGTTTCCTGTTTGCGGAATATCGGCGATGACTTTGGCGATGGCATCCTCTTCGTTAAGGACTGGAATGATGACTGAAACTGTCTGTATGGTGTCCATCCGTTCAACCCAGGGGAAATCCGCAGAAATACGCGGAAATACCCAAGCAAAACACCTACGATGAATTCTTTCTTGAATTGACACCTATGCGTTCTACAATCTTGCAGCGGGTTCTTTTACTGTATCAAGGAGCCGTTGGATGACGGTGTCGGAGTCAACGCCTTCAGCCTCGGCATGGAAATTGGTTAAGACGCGATGGCGTAACACCGAAGGTGCGACAGATTTCACGTCTTCACAAGAGGCGTTGTAGCGTCCACGTAGAATCGCGCGGGCTTTGGCACCTAAGATGAGGTATTGCCCGGCACGGGGTCCCGCGCCCCAGCGTACCCACTGTTGGATAAAATCAGGGGCATCTTCCTCTTTTGGACGCGTCGCACGCG
This genomic interval carries:
- a CDS encoding glycosyltransferase family 2 protein, translated to MDTIQTVSVIIPVLNEEDAIAKVIADIPQTGNNGEITVQEIIVVDNGCTDNTAAIAERSGARVVTEPRRGYGYACLAGIAALETSAPDIVVFLDGDYSDYPTDMPQLLQPILEGSTALVIGARTQGDAKDALLPQARFGNWLACFLIRRFFGVRYTDLGPFRAIRYPELLALNMQDKTFGWTVEMQLKAAKHGIAVCEVPVRYRKRIGTSKITGTFTGTLKAGYKILTTLIYHRFLA